In a genomic window of Urocitellus parryii isolate mUroPar1 chromosome 2, mUroPar1.hap1, whole genome shotgun sequence:
- the LOC144253348 gene encoding sperm motility kinase Z-like — protein MHSKSSEFSVVPKGPCSCQEKAFTDHYQVLKDIGHGAFGKVILARHLRTGAEVAVKVLPKRLWRSLTCSEKLAMKTLYHPNVIHLFQVIETHQYVYLVMEHGGRGSLFDLIPPGGMQEEEEARRLFRQITCAVCYCHKMHVLHGDLKPENIVLDARGNIQIIDFGLSTVLKPGQEWNRAWGPLEGPTMDTWQLGIILNFMLTGNRPHDLLHPELEFPQHVSPEAQRLIRKILAEDPGASPSAEEILADPWLNQGEEKSSFHDVPLPNLSDPTVLTMLFDMGYDPYSTWVSLSQKKFDDVMASYLIIQQQISQGAGCMKPGRRDPSISPALPKRKASEPALHTFPLPCEHHQPQEAKDSGQKSFRRASWPAISLRFLHEKPPTPRLASQHHSVSDSPQLCPSTTDSHVSQDATIACPRGHRKGWKRVRRRMAACLRRLCCYTPSCVGENEAPTPGEQKPARFTNRVVPT, from the coding sequence ATGCATAGTAAGAGTAGTGAGTTTAGTGTAGTGCCAAAGGGGCCTTGCTCCTGCCAGGAGAAGGCCTTCACAGACCATTACCAGGTCTTGAAGGACATTGGGCATGGGGCATTTGGTAAGGTGATCCTAGCCCGCCATCTGCGCACTGGGGCAGAAGTGGCGGTGAAAGTCCTGCCAAAGAGACTTTGGAGGAGTTTGACCTGCTCTGAAAAACTGGCGATGAAAACCCTGTACCACCCGAATGTGATCCACCTCTTTCAGGTGATTGAAACCCACCAATATGTCTACCTGGTGATGGAGCATGGAGGCAGGGGATCACTCTTTGACCTCATCCCACCTGGGGgcatgcaggaggaggaggaggcccggAGACTCTTCAGACAGATCACCTGTGCGGTGTGCTACTGCCACAAGATGCATGTCTTGCATGGAGACCTGAAGCCAGAAAACATTGTGCTGGATGCCAGAGGCAACATCCAAATCATCGACTTTGGCTTAAGCACCGTTCTCAAGCCTGGGCAAGAATGGAACAGAGCCTGGGGCCCTCTGGAGGGCCCCACAATGGACACCTGGCAACTGGGTATCATTTTGAACTTTATGTTGACAGGGAACCGCCCGCATGACCTCTTACACCCTGAGTTGGAATTTCCCCAGCACGTGTCCCCCGAAGCACAAAGGCTCATCAGGAAAATCCTGGCAGAGGACCCAGGAGCAAGCCCCTCGGCAGAGGAGATCTTGGCAGACCCGTGGCTGAATCAGGGTGAGGAGAAGTCATCTTTCCATGATGTGCCCCTCCCCAACCTCTCAGACCCCACAGTACTGACAATGCTGTTCGACATGGGGTACGACCCTTACAGTACCTGGGTGTCGCTGTCCCAGAAAAAATTTGATGATGTGATGGCTTCCTATCTCATAATCCAGCAGCAGATAAGCCAGGGGGCAGGCTGCATGAAGCCTGGGAGAAGGGATCCTTCCATTTCCCCTGCCCTCCCGAAGAGGAAGGCCAGTGAGCCTGCCCTTCACACCTTCCCCTTGCCCTGTGAGCATCATCAGCCTCAGGAGGCCAAGGACTCAGGGCAGAAGAGCTTCAGAAGGGCCAGCTGGCCTGCCATTAGTCTCCGCTTCCTGCATGAGAAGCCCCCCACTCCCAGGCTAGCCTCCCAGCATCACTCTGTGTCCGACTCACCCCAACTCTGCCCATCAACAACAGACAGCCATGTCTCCCAAGATGCCACCATAGCGTGTCCCCGGGGCCACAGGAAGGGCTGGAAGCGGGTCAGGCGGAGGATGGCTGCCTGCTTGCGCAGACTGTGCTGTTACACACCCTCGTGTGTTGGGGAAAACGAGGCTCCTACACCAGGGGAGCAGAAACCTGCTAGGTTCACAAATCGGGTGGTTCCTACATAA